One Cotesia glomerata isolate CgM1 unplaced genomic scaffold, MPM_Cglom_v2.3 scaffold_110, whole genome shotgun sequence genomic window, gtgatatattattaatattattaattcaacTGGAGACAAACGCCGCGAATTGCTCATTAAATTGCAAGTGCTCATGGATAAGTGAGTCCTTGCAGCTCTCAAATTGCTGTTGTTGAGAAATGCTGCGAAGGGACGATGTGGGTGACGGTGACATGCCGGATGATGAGGACGCTGATGAGCTCGATGAATAAGTTGACGAGGATGATGaatatgatgatgatgaagatggCCTCGGTGTTATTTCTTCAGGGTCCGAATCCACTCGTTCGTATATGTGACAGATAGATCCGTTTTCACCAATCCGATAGGACACCTCTGATGGGTCAATCCACATAGTCAATTCCGTAGGG contains:
- the LOC123273633 gene encoding protein BTG2-like — protein: MRSEIGSAAEFLVKFLRMKTVNLPDHTLENFKDSLTKVLENHYTDHWFPDTPNRGSGYRCLRINGKMDPVIELAGANVGLVPRLLRASFPTELTMWIDPSEVSYRIGENGSICHIYERVDSDPEEITPRPSSSSSYSSSSSTYSSSSSASSSSGMSPSPTSSLRSISQQQQFESCKDSLIHEHLQFNEQFAAFVSS